The Achromobacter seleniivolatilans genome has a segment encoding these proteins:
- a CDS encoding H-NS family nucleoid-associated regulatory protein, whose product MATKTRPLSLEKVDKELAQLNAQRAKLIQTQQDAILHQIRMYVAKALECGISPKQLAEEVGAITRKKSQAADGKPRRGRRPLGITKGMRQSLSKRPVPMKYVSPEGQEWSGLGRAPAWIAPYEKEDRKQFLIASPPSTTAADS is encoded by the coding sequence ATGGCCACAAAGACACGCCCCCTTTCTCTCGAAAAAGTCGACAAAGAACTTGCTCAGCTGAACGCCCAGCGCGCAAAGCTGATCCAGACCCAGCAGGATGCGATCCTGCATCAAATTCGCATGTACGTCGCGAAGGCGCTGGAATGTGGGATCTCGCCAAAGCAGTTGGCAGAGGAAGTCGGGGCTATCACCCGAAAGAAAAGCCAAGCGGCCGACGGAAAGCCCCGACGCGGGCGTCGCCCGCTTGGAATCACCAAAGGGATGCGGCAATCCTTGTCGAAGCGCCCCGTTCCGATGAAATATGTGTCGCCTGAAGGTCAGGAATGGAGCGGCTTGGGGCGTGCGCCTGCTTGGATTGCCCCGTATGAGAAGGAAGATCGCAAGCAGTTTCTCATAGCGAGCCCGCCTTCCACGACAGCCGCCGATAGCTGA
- a CDS encoding DNA primase — MAIIRNEGGARAPRIPDDVVDQVKLRADENIVDVIGEAVALRKAGNSYVGLCPFHSEKSPSFNVVPGKGFFFCHGCGAKGRAVEFQQQYFGMPFPDVIREFAGRFGIRIPADGSASRVPPQSPTGLRRPPAPVDQDVRPSVSSERRDSLSAVLGEALEFFRGPANHDRPMSASLRTWAETRCLTDESLARFEIGITSRGWQGLREAFGSRYDTDQRLLDADLVRETDDKTRRYDTFRDRVMFPVRDVDGTLVGFGGRRLQDDEKNERTPKYLNTGTTDIFHKGHLLYGLNLATQSIEDRGYALVVEGYMDVVVLAQWGFPNTVASLGTAFRGSHLNLLRGYTSEVVYLFDGDAAGERAMWRAVKESLPYADRVNFRFITLDGQDPDEWVRSVGPDAVHDAIVHAETLAPYFLRRVREMLAQDGAKATESTAPDTGQQRPGSFGHQDRTQEFKGLVSLIPQRSHLRQFLDREVDRILAPAPESKRTNAVEQSQLAELPAEKRLAIAAMLQPNLALQVRPALLALLPNGHPACGRIIDLYDRGIEQGRAHGQPARPPADLAWARVTLTHTPELLTELLAPTESPHQVDQTRTRDRSAPSQ, encoded by the coding sequence GTGGCAATTATCAGGAACGAGGGCGGTGCCCGGGCTCCACGGATTCCTGACGACGTCGTCGATCAGGTTAAATTGCGCGCCGACGAGAACATCGTCGATGTGATCGGTGAGGCTGTCGCTCTTCGAAAAGCAGGCAACAGCTACGTGGGACTTTGCCCGTTCCACTCTGAGAAGTCGCCATCGTTCAACGTAGTCCCAGGAAAGGGCTTCTTTTTTTGCCATGGCTGCGGGGCGAAAGGTCGCGCGGTCGAGTTTCAGCAGCAGTACTTCGGTATGCCCTTTCCCGACGTGATCCGTGAGTTCGCGGGCAGATTCGGCATTCGGATACCAGCAGACGGCAGCGCATCGCGAGTCCCCCCCCAATCGCCAACTGGTCTCCGCCGGCCGCCGGCGCCTGTCGACCAGGATGTTCGCCCTTCCGTTTCGAGTGAAAGACGCGATTCCCTTTCGGCCGTTTTGGGCGAGGCGCTCGAGTTCTTTCGTGGCCCAGCAAATCACGACCGTCCGATGTCCGCATCTTTGCGGACTTGGGCCGAAACGCGGTGCCTAACGGATGAATCTCTCGCACGCTTCGAAATTGGCATCACCTCACGGGGATGGCAAGGGCTACGTGAAGCCTTCGGGAGCCGATATGACACCGACCAAAGGCTCCTGGATGCCGACCTCGTCCGCGAAACGGACGATAAGACTCGGCGATATGACACTTTTCGAGATCGCGTCATGTTCCCGGTCCGGGATGTCGACGGTACTCTCGTGGGATTCGGCGGGCGTCGCCTTCAAGATGACGAAAAAAACGAGCGCACACCTAAGTACTTGAACACCGGCACCACTGACATCTTTCACAAAGGGCACCTGCTGTATGGACTGAATCTCGCAACGCAATCCATTGAAGACCGGGGCTATGCACTGGTTGTGGAAGGCTACATGGACGTTGTTGTGCTCGCCCAGTGGGGATTCCCGAATACGGTGGCCAGCTTAGGAACCGCATTCCGCGGCAGCCACTTGAACCTGCTGCGTGGCTACACATCCGAGGTTGTGTATTTATTTGACGGTGATGCCGCTGGCGAAAGGGCAATGTGGCGCGCTGTCAAGGAATCGCTCCCGTACGCCGATCGAGTCAACTTTCGGTTCATCACGCTAGACGGCCAAGATCCGGACGAATGGGTGCGTTCGGTCGGCCCGGATGCTGTGCATGACGCAATTGTCCATGCTGAGACCCTTGCCCCATACTTCTTGCGTCGAGTTCGTGAAATGCTCGCTCAGGATGGTGCCAAGGCGACAGAGTCCACCGCGCCGGACACCGGGCAGCAGCGCCCCGGCAGCTTCGGACATCAAGATCGCACACAGGAGTTCAAGGGGCTGGTATCCCTCATCCCGCAGCGGTCCCACCTACGCCAATTCTTGGATCGAGAGGTCGATCGCATTCTCGCACCGGCACCGGAGTCCAAGCGTACGAATGCTGTCGAGCAGAGCCAATTGGCAGAGTTGCCGGCGGAAAAGCGGCTCGCCATTGCAGCCATGCTCCAACCCAACTTAGCTCTGCAAGTCCGGCCCGCCCTCCTCGCCCTACTGCCCAATGGCCACCCGGCCTGCGGTCGGATCATTGATCTGTACGACAGAGGGATAGAGCAAGGCCGTGCCCATGGCCAGCCTGCACGGCCTCCTGCTGACCTGGCATGGGCGCGTGTTACGCTTACACACACACCCGAACTGTTAACCGAGTTGCTCGCGCCCACGGAAAGTCCGCATCAGGTCGATCAGACCAGAACTCGGGATCGCTCGGCACCCAGCCAGTGA
- a CDS encoding secretion/conjugation apparatus DotM-related subunit, with protein sequence MARGRGEKEQDSIAFWIVALCGIALVLGSTLWLVASNRIVFYTAPWFHLLGRPWGWLPFDYTQQVAFDLEAMYRLARRFPTRIGFIDWISYAHTALRPLSVVLTGWVLLIGARLFLRRTRSQNLQRKMSPELLVRELMHFTTDIAPIACIQKQLVQDKLKRWRRQVSPMEVLQRAKVNGVPAIEPGRRLNEERFSQYLASYTFIEVPGPGGKVERIRHSKYLGRQIVDLAVDARNADRAFVDRLSSVGKAMFALLAPGAFNGAEGRAEAEQVVRALNWSAYGTREGMARLDLPIVQEMFDRYRDHTSVKQLLQMHHWEYTFLFELQQLAGRSSKIGSWRYVWLRPMDRILFFVLDTHGRHTPHAESAVAVMGQHPFERLSLEEGFLPLCEVHDKDRERGEVGTKMPIIFVAEVVRGFKEEFDAWVNGVDDDHQDQMWKSKDVWTMARQTLEPEVVPLVPPPEAITEDSDFDHFAAEQLRIMQASEDQKIREALAEAGEPGAAPGAAKS encoded by the coding sequence ATGGCACGGGGAAGAGGTGAGAAGGAACAGGATTCGATTGCTTTCTGGATTGTGGCCCTTTGTGGCATCGCCCTTGTCCTCGGCTCCACACTATGGCTCGTAGCCAGCAATCGCATCGTGTTCTACACGGCGCCATGGTTCCACTTGTTGGGAAGGCCGTGGGGCTGGTTGCCTTTCGACTACACGCAGCAGGTCGCCTTTGACCTCGAGGCCATGTATCGGCTGGCGCGGCGCTTCCCAACGCGAATTGGCTTCATTGACTGGATTAGCTATGCGCACACCGCGCTACGTCCTCTGTCTGTCGTGTTGACGGGATGGGTGCTGCTCATCGGCGCGAGGTTGTTCCTGCGACGCACCAGGTCGCAGAATCTCCAACGCAAGATGTCGCCTGAACTCCTTGTGCGGGAGCTTATGCACTTCACAACTGATATCGCGCCTATCGCGTGCATTCAGAAGCAGCTGGTCCAGGACAAGCTTAAACGGTGGCGCCGACAGGTATCTCCGATGGAAGTCCTTCAGCGGGCGAAGGTTAATGGTGTACCGGCGATTGAGCCGGGCAGGCGTCTCAACGAAGAACGCTTTAGTCAATACTTGGCCAGCTACACATTCATCGAAGTGCCTGGACCTGGCGGTAAGGTCGAGCGCATTCGTCATAGCAAGTATCTTGGCCGACAGATCGTCGATTTGGCGGTGGACGCAAGGAACGCGGATCGTGCGTTCGTCGATCGTTTGAGCAGCGTCGGCAAGGCCATGTTTGCCTTGTTAGCTCCCGGTGCATTCAACGGCGCCGAGGGACGTGCAGAGGCCGAACAGGTTGTCCGGGCTTTGAACTGGTCAGCATATGGCACACGCGAGGGCATGGCGCGTTTAGATTTGCCCATCGTGCAAGAAATGTTCGACAGATACCGGGACCACACTTCGGTGAAGCAGTTGCTTCAAATGCACCATTGGGAATACACCTTCCTCTTTGAGCTTCAGCAGCTCGCCGGTCGTTCATCAAAGATTGGATCATGGCGTTATGTGTGGCTCCGGCCTATGGATCGCATCCTCTTCTTTGTTCTGGACACTCACGGCAGACATACCCCCCACGCTGAATCCGCCGTGGCGGTTATGGGCCAGCACCCGTTCGAAAGGCTCAGTCTCGAAGAAGGCTTCCTGCCTTTGTGCGAGGTGCACGACAAGGACCGAGAGCGGGGCGAAGTTGGAACCAAGATGCCAATCATCTTCGTCGCCGAGGTGGTTAGAGGGTTCAAAGAAGAGTTCGACGCATGGGTCAACGGCGTGGACGACGATCATCAGGATCAGATGTGGAAGTCTAAGGATGTTTGGACGATGGCCCGCCAGACGCTTGAGCCAGAGGTCGTGCCGCTCGTTCCACCGCCTGAAGCAATTACCGAAGACAGCGACTTCGATCACTTCGCTGCAGAGCAGCTTCGAATAATGCAGGCGTCGGAGGATCAGAAAATTCGCGAAGCACTGGCTGAAGCTGGTGAGCCTGGTGCCGCTCCAGGCGCCGCTAAATCGTAG
- a CDS encoding lytic transglycosylase domain-containing protein: MIKQLTSSTLIALCLTVGGLAAISTPVVAQEAKGATARIALPARMPADCLKEATGRYQLRSDILLAIFKVESGGKAGVVGVNRNDTRDIGVGQLNTNSWAKYMVEKYGIPLDTLRNNMCQGIMSAAYALRSEMNRCIKGGFRDSDAVWCSVAVYHHGGALPVPTADTRIREIQKVYVRKVWAAYQRMVATGRFE, encoded by the coding sequence ATGATCAAACAACTCACCTCCTCTACGCTTATCGCACTGTGCCTGACGGTAGGTGGCTTAGCAGCGATCTCGACCCCGGTCGTAGCTCAAGAAGCAAAGGGGGCAACCGCGCGAATAGCGCTGCCTGCGCGGATGCCCGCCGATTGCCTGAAGGAAGCCACGGGGCGCTATCAGCTTCGCTCCGACATTCTCCTGGCGATCTTCAAGGTGGAATCCGGCGGTAAAGCAGGCGTCGTAGGTGTGAATCGGAATGACACGCGCGACATAGGCGTCGGGCAGCTCAACACCAACTCTTGGGCAAAGTACATGGTCGAGAAGTACGGGATTCCGCTGGACACGCTGCGGAACAACATGTGCCAAGGAATCATGTCTGCCGCCTACGCACTGCGAAGTGAAATGAATCGATGCATAAAAGGCGGCTTTCGCGATTCGGACGCTGTCTGGTGCAGCGTCGCCGTCTATCACCACGGTGGCGCGTTGCCTGTGCCGACCGCAGACACCCGAATCCGTGAGATTCAGAAGGTCTACGTGCGCAAGGTGTGGGCGGCATATCAGCGCATGGTCGCCACGGGGCGCTTCGAGTAA